The genomic stretch TAGAGACAATCTTAAGATAATGGATAACCCCCATAAAGGCATGACCAACCACCAGTCGCCATAGTTCATTTTGCCAATAGGCGATCGCAGGATTTTTGTCAGAGATACTTTTGCCAGTGGGACGGCGACCTTGCCATAGGGGTTCTAATTCTTCGGGATAGAGCTTTTTTACCGCTTGGAGATCCGTCGGTGTGACATAACCCTGTTTGAGAAATCGATTAATCAGTTCTCTGCCCTGAAAATTCTCAGCGCGATCGCGTAATGCTGCTAATGAGGCTTGCCCATAAATCCATAGGTAGCGCACATTACTGACTACTGAAGCTGCTCCTGCACCACGCTTGTAGCGTACATAGTCAAAGGCTACGCCATCGGGTTGCCGCTTCGCCACTTCATAGGCAGCTAAATATAAATCGCTCTGAGCTTGATAATTATAGGGATCGATAAATAGTTGATTCTTTGTTGGGACTTCCCCATTAGGATTTTTGCCTAGATTTTCAACAATAGATATGGTGCTGTCTCCATTACCATTACGAGCGAGTGCCTGTTGTCGCGCTACTGTTTGCCGTGATACCCCGTTGCGCTCAAAACCTTGTCCATAGCCAATACCAACATTCATTGTAAATAGCCAAGCATGAACCTTGATTCCCCTTTCTCTTCCCTTATCGATCGCCAATTTCAATAAATCGGCATTTTTATACTGTTCTGATTGGACAAGAGAGTTCCATGCTGTAGCATTAGATGTCATTGGTAAGAGAATCGTGCCATTGGAAATAACTTCTACAAATACTTGGTTATAGCCCCGATTGACAATTCGATCCATCACTTCCTCTAGCTTTCCCGATTGCAGATCACAGGGATAGAGACGTAGCCAGATCCCTTGAGTTTTTAGCCAAGATTTTTGACGACAGGTATTGAGATCTTGGTTATGCTGTTGGACAAGCGCCTGATATTCCTTCCTTGCCGCAATTTTGTCACTATTCCCCCTCTTGTCATTTTCTTGAAAAGCCGCCATTCGCAACTGGTCTTTATGCGCGATCGCCTCCTTTTCAAATTGACAATATTCTCCCACCTGAGCAAAGGCTGGCTGGGTAAAGATTCCTGTTAAAGTAAATAGGGTGAGGGCTAAAAGACGAGAGATACGGTTTACTGGCATAGAAAAACTGCGATAATATTTGTTGGTGATGATGTCCTGTGCGGATTGTGGAATACCATCAATTCCTATAGATGAAATTGCGACAATGTTTTGGGGAAATATGGTATTAAATTTTTGACATAGCGCCAAGCACTGTAGCAGAAATCCGACCACCTATCTGAATATTTGACTGTAATTGCCATGAGTGATGCTAGCCGTTCGATCAGCCCATCCGTTGATTCTCCCGAAACCTATGTGCAATTTGGCGATCGCTATCTTGCCTCTAGCAATATTCCCCTCGCGCTGAAAAATTATCAACGGGCTTTAGCGATTAATCCAGATTTTGCGGCTGCCCATGAGCGTATTGGCTCAATCTATCACCAGCAAGGTAATTTCATGGAGGCGATCGCTAGTTTTAGTAAAGCCTTGCAACTCGATCCGCAATCCTTAGAATCTCAATTAGGTTTAGGAAATGCCTATCAACAAATGGGATGGAGCGAATTAGCAATTACCCATTTTCAGAA from Pseudanabaena sp. Chao 1811 encodes the following:
- a CDS encoding family 10 glycosylhydrolase, which produces MALCQKFNTIFPQNIVAISSIGIDGIPQSAQDIITNKYYRSFSMPVNRISRLLALTLFTLTGIFTQPAFAQVGEYCQFEKEAIAHKDQLRMAAFQENDKRGNSDKIAARKEYQALVQQHNQDLNTCRQKSWLKTQGIWLRLYPCDLQSGKLEEVMDRIVNRGYNQVFVEVISNGTILLPMTSNATAWNSLVQSEQYKNADLLKLAIDKGRERGIKVHAWLFTMNVGIGYGQGFERNGVSRQTVARQQALARNGNGDSTISIVENLGKNPNGEVPTKNQLFIDPYNYQAQSDLYLAAYEVAKRQPDGVAFDYVRYKRGAGAASVVSNVRYLWIYGQASLAALRDRAENFQGRELINRFLKQGYVTPTDLQAVKKLYPEELEPLWQGRRPTGKSISDKNPAIAYWQNELWRLVVGHAFMGVIHYLKIVSKPVLQQGIPASVAFFSDGNQPVGDGFDSRMQPWHLLPTTYEWRPMAYAICGKPECIVAQIRRVFQYAPEGAEISPILLGQWNESFRDRPSLELQMQAIHQEFAAINSISHFSFGWQTRELAFSRSRQFCKL